aatttcaaaatttttagtaTCCAATTTTTGGCTATTGGAAGTTATATATAAGGTAATGAGCAGAATGAACAAAAACTGAGTAATTTTGGTTTATGGTGTTTAATTGGGTTAAATTGTAGAAATGTTTCATTtcacttaaaactatttatattttttttttttcattcatctcGATGTAATTTAATAGATCCTTCCCCTTAAACTTACAATCATATACTTTtacgttttatttttcttaattcaacggtttaaaaattataatattttctagataaaaaaacttacaactaTATCACTTGAAATTACAGTCCAAATTCTTACATCAAAATTTCTGCATTTACAACACAACTAATCGGACTCATTATCTAAATattctttttacttatataagtTTGATgtaacactacaaaaaaaagatgatcaaacatcatttattttatatttttgagtcacttataaatgatgtaaaagaaatttatatcatttatataaatgactctgaaagtggtgatgcaaataatttacatcattttattaataattgatgttaaaaatttgaatatttgcatcAATTTTTAAGTGATGTTAAATACATATCAATTGCAAAAAATGATACTAAAACTtacatcagtttttttttaaatgatgttaGTGTTAACATCaattataataatagatttcaataatttattatttattatttatcaattattaaaaattaaaaatattaaaattcggaaattattttaatgattatatttttataattttaaatttaaatattattaattattcttATACAGTAAATAAATTtgtcaataaataaaataaaaaaattaattgcatTGActatttcttattcttttccACTGAAAGTATAATTtgacgagaaaaaaaaactaaagaagcTTTACAGATAAATCAGTAAAATAGAtgaatttagagaaaaaatagttaaaaataacTGATCATGATTTTCTTCTATCtagattcttctttttttcttcttgttctttgaattttattttcatccTCAATCTTCCATCATGGCGTGAAGCTTGTTGCTCCTACTTTTCCAATTTATACTTCAGACAACATGAGGCAGTCCTGTACTCTTCATCTTCAGACCACGATTCTGCTTTCATGCATGTACTCCAGACACGACAATACTCCAGCATCAAACCCAATTGCTATTGAAACCTGACAACAATAGTACCAATCTTTAGGAAAACGAGTTGCCACATAACTAAGATTTATTCTAAAGTCCAATCTGTTTATAATACCTTTAAAATACCAAGAACCCACACATCATgtctcatcatcttcttccttagatattatcatcatttttttctttaaacacCTCATTGTCATCACAATTTGAAATCTCGACAAtgtacaaaaacaaatatatatatagagagagaccgGAGACGTTAATTCAATTTAAGAAAGAAATGAATAATATTTgttgaaaaatttaaactaacaaaaagtttaaaattgagagaagaagaagaactcatGAAATGAGGATCACGAAAGAGAAAAAGATTTTTGATTGAGGTAAACAGTTATAGAATAAATACTAATTGAATTACAGAAAAACATACCAAACCCAAAGAATCTATCAGTAACTACTTCACGTAATGTTTGGATTGTGAAgtttataatagtttttaaacgGATTGGTTTTAGTGggttgttttatttggttttgtgattGTTACATCAGTTCTTCTAACTgaaattatttaacataattatatatgatatatataaaaaattattaggatCGGTTTTATTTATAAGTATCACCTTAATAAGTGATGTCAACAGCAAAATAAATACatcatttatataattgatataactttatataataGTATCATTTTTTGTTAAAGTGATACAACTTACAACAAAAATATGTCATTTTACTGAATTGAtgccaaataatttaataaaacatcaatttcttataaatgatgctaacttttatatatttgtctcatttacaaaaatgatataaaatagaATCACtttattttgtgatataaattaagtGATACAATTCActtctttttttgtagtgtaaggcATTGTAAAATGTACAACCAATTAAATTGATACAATAAATAATAGCGACAAAATGATTTGGAGATATAGTTGTAGATCTTTGTAACATTATGTCTAATTTTGGTGGAGTGTGAAAGTCGAGTTGACATTGAGTGCAAAGCGTGGTATCATAATcgtttttttgtatgttttaagTGTAAAACACAATTATcgtacttttaaaataattaagagGTATATTCTCGTGCAAGTCACACAATTATGGAATTGAATTTGAACCAAAGGGGTATGATGAATTTGAATTGTCGTTCTATGAGGCTTTAAGCTTCTATTTTTAACTTGGTCTAATCATTCCGCATAAAGAGAGTGATATATCCTTATAGGATCTTGTCTTTTACCTAAAActcaatctttatatataaagattataaTCTGAGAAGCCAAAATCTATTGTCTTCAACTGTAAGGTGTCTTCTTTTGAGGTAAATAGAAAATTCTGAAGCAAACAGTTTTAGGTATAAGATGGCGATAAGACATCAAATGTATAATGTAAAATGTGGGAAACCGCCGTGATCTGTTTAATTTCACAGATGATTGGTAAAGGCAACTGTTACGGAAGGTGTGGTCCAGAAGCGTCGTGATTTGAAGACCACATCGGTTTTCCTATGCAATGCCAATTGACAGTGAAATGTGAAGAAATGCATGATTTTGTATGAGTTTTAAGTAGGAAGAAGTAATGAATCTGTGAGAACCATCAAGAAGGAGCTGCCTATTTATAGATCCAAAATCGCGAAGAAACCGAAGAGATCGAAGGTTGTGAAGTAATGAGAAGTAGTGGGGCTCGACTTAACTAAGATTAAATGTAAGGTTTATGGCTTCAGCATAAAGTGGTGAAGCCGTTACTCAGTTGTGGTGTATGACTAAGAAGctgagattaggatttagaacACGTCGGGGTTGAAGACGATACACAAACATATTATATCTAACTCTGGGCCAAACATACCAAGgtccaaatattaaaaatttcacaaaacccaaaaaaatacataatacaaaACAAACGACAAAGCCCAAAATATACGATCCGTAAATGACATTTTAAACGCACGAGAGAAGGTGCTGTGCTGATGTGTCACGATTTGCCCCTCCTTTCTTGCTGACGTGGACgcaggaggaggagaagagaggCAAGTCTCCTTTGTTACGTAAGATTACAGAAACAAATTCATGACTATCGGAAACATATCGAAACTTCTGAGGGTTTATTTAACAATGACACTTCCAAAACCAGAAATGTctactttttttgtttgaatattgAAAGTGGCCACATATAACCTGGCAATGAATatgattcggttcggtttacaCTGTACAACTTACCAAATCCCCTCTTTCTTTCTGACAGATCTCTTCTTGAAGATCCCACCCACAAGTAAGATAACTGTTTCGTTTCGCTGTGTTTGTTCTCAGATTTTATGGGTTTCCTTCGTGCATTTTCGGTGATGGGTTATGAGAAAGATTCCTCCTTTTGGTCTGTGTAGGTAGGTGAATTGGGGTTAAAGATGCAAGTGAAAATGGggaaggagaaggagagaggTAGACCAGAGAAGTTGTCTGTTTACCTTTATATACCTAACATTGTTGGTGGGTCTTTCAActtctttgattttttattggCGTGAGAGTGATTGTTGTTGTGATATGATTAATTGAattgcttttttattttattttatagggTACATGAGAGTTGTCTTGAACTGTGTTGCCTTTGTTTTGCTGTGTGTTTCTCCAACAAAACACTCTTCTCCCTCCTTTATTTCTTCAGGTGAGTGATACTGATAactaacttcttcttctttgggtcTTCGTTTTTGATCAGTGCGGTTTATATCTCTACAGCTTTTGTTGTGATGCTGTGGATGGCTGGTGCGCTCGTGTATTTAACCAAGGTTTCTCtctgcttcttctttctttgttttttgaaaCTACATTTTTCATTGCTTAAAACATCATACCTTTGATCAACATTGGATCTATTAGCCAAGACTTGCCATTACTGTAATAATATGTACTAGGAAGCTTGAACTTGACTCATTTCTCCTTCTTTCTTCCTCAGTTTCAACTTTTGGAGCTGTTCTCGACATGGTCACAGATAGGTGAATCTTCTTctacttacatatatatatgcaatgAATCATCCTACTTACTTACTTACGTATATGCTATGATCTTCCGACttatctttttattaaattcTGGGGATGTTCTTTGGTTAATAGAGTTAGCACAGCTTGTCTACTCGTGATTCTATCTCAAGTCTACCGGCCTAGCTTGGTCTTCCTTTCATTGCTTGCTTTGGATATTGCTAGTCATTGGCTTCAGATGTACAGGTACGCTAATTCACTCTTTCTTTGAAATTTTCTCTAATACTTTCCAATTTTTTAACGAGCGGGAACTTGTAATAATATTCTCTGGCAGTACGTTTCTAGCAGCCATAAGGATGTGAAAGACAGCACCAGCTGGCTTTTCAGACTCTACTATGGAAACCGGATCTTCATGTGTTACTGCTGTGTTTCTTGCGAGGTGTGATTGAACCGAGTCTTTTATATCCATGTTAACATCATTCATGTCTTCTTAAGATGCAAAACCTTTTTTCTAATGTGGTGCAGGTTCTGTATATCATCCTTCTTCTCATTGCaaataaccaaaccgaaaatCTCCTCAATGTTAGCTCCCTCCCCTCCCTTCTTTTGTGTTTACTTTCTACTCAACTACTAATGAAGCGTACGGCTCATCTCGTTTGTTGCAGGTCGTAGTTGGTCGATGAAACAGACCGTCAATATCATTCAGATGAAAACAGCTTCAGATGTATGTGTTCTGTATGATATAGAGAAGCACCACAAGAAGCCGTAGATCTTCCTTCCTTTTTCTGAACCTGCAACTCTTTGTAGAAATTATAaccttatgtttttttaaatgaaacgaaaagaatattgatttttttcttttgacataACTTTTGTTTGTAACCATAATCTGATCACAAGTTTAATCTATGTTTTATATTCAATGATGATGCAGCAGTGAGTCGGATAATGGACACGTCAGCATTATCTCGTTATGGGGAACGTAAGGTCCATACTCAGATAATAAACAAGAAGCAGAGTTGTTATCACTCATCGTCCATTGTTAGCCACTGAAATACagttataaaacaaaaaaaaaaacgtagatAAAATCATCATGCAATATCGACCGTTGGATCTTCCTTTTCGATTTCATACCACAAAAAgctaaaaaaaactgaaacttttttttaaaagccaAGGTCCTCTCTTTCGAAACGCCTCTCCACAGAAACACTTTGTTCTCTGCCATGTCGAAACCGGTGGCCATTGAAGTGTACAATCCTAATGGGAAGTACAGAGTCGTCAGCACGAAACCGATGCCTGGCACTCGCTGGATCAACCTCTTGGTCGACCAAGGTTGTCGCGTCGAggtaaacatttttaaaactcaGATTCCTTCTAGTTTCTACTACACATCAAAAACATTACTAAGAGTTTTGTCTTTTTGAATATATAGATATGccatttgaagaagacaatCTTGTCTGTAGAAGACATCATTGATCTGATCGGAAACAGGTGTGATGGAGTCATCGGTCAGGTAATAGAAATGAAAGACAAGTGTCTGTGTTATGTACCATCCATCATGTATGAAAGTAGAAAAAACAggtttaagtttttgtttacaTAGTTGACGGAAGATTGGGGAGAGACTCTGTTTTCAGCTCTGAGCAAAGCAGGAGGGAAAGCTTTCAGTAACATGGCTGTTGGTTACAACAACGTCGACGTTGAAGCTGCCAATAAGTATGGCATCGCCGTTGGTAACACTCCGGTAAAAACAACAGACTGTTCTTTCCTTGTCGGTTTATATAACTGAAGGAGTACAGGTAACCAGAGTTTCACATCGTTTTGTTTGAGTTGGACAGGGAGTGTTGACTGAGACTACGGCCGAGCTAGCCGCTTCGCTTTCCCTTGCTGCCGCAAGAAGGATTGTTGAAGCTGACGGTTTCATGAGAGCTGGCTTGTACGAAGGATGGCTTCCTCATCTGTAAGACAAAAccaagaaaatcaagaaaccGCTTTAGAGATGCTAAGATGATTGTTTGGTTCTGGCAGGTTTGTGGGGAACTTACTTAAAGGACAGACGGTGGGAGTTATTGGAGCTGGACGTATTGGGTCTGCTTATGCTAGAATGATGGTAAAGCCTCTATTGCTTGACATTTTTACATTTGATCAGGGCAGGTCATGACGAGATACAAACATTCTGGAGTCTGTCCCTCCAGCCAGAGTTCGAATCCAATTCGTGAGCAGATGGGAAATTTACCTGAATTTtaattggttaaaaattatGTGAAATagttaatcacaaaaaataatattataatcaaaattttaaaattctaaaacatgcaTCATTTTAAAACCGaaggagaatatatatatatatatatatatatatatatatttttttttgatcatttgatttGTAATTGTAATTGTTTCAAGCCCCTCAGGACTTGACCCTGCACTTGATCCCTTGTTATATAGACCAAAGGTTTGTTCTTTACATCTTTATTTCTAAACAGGTGGAAGGATTCAAGATGAATTTGATCTACTTTGATCTTTACCAATCCACTCGCCTTGAGAAATTTGTGACAGGTACTTACAGTTTTTATACAGTTTACTCTTTCTCTTGAAGTTAATTATATTTGAGACAATGGTCATTGGCAGCTTATGGACAATTCTTGAAAGCAAATGGGGAACAACCTGTGACATGGAAACGAGCTTCTTCCATGGAGGAGGTGCTGCGTGAGGCTGATCTGGTAGTTAAACTTCTTTTGGTTTACACTGTTAGTGTTATCTCTCTTTAAGCTAGAAACTGAACTGGTTTGTgtctgaaacaaacaaaaaaacagataaGTCTTCACCCTGTGTTGGACAAAACCACTTACCATCTTGTCAACAAGGAGAGACTTGCCATGATGAAAAAGGTGACTTTGGTTTCTTGTTTCTCTTGATCCCTCttattgtttgatttttgttttgattgaatTTAGTTGCTTTCAGGAAGCAATCCTTGTGAACTGCAGCAGAGGTCCTGTGATCGACGAGGAAGCTCTGGTCAATCATCTGAGAGAGAACCCGATGTTCAGAGTTGGTCTCGATGTGTTTGAGGAAGAGCCTTTCATGAAACCAGGGCTTGCTGATATGAAGAACGCCATTGTTGTTCCTCACATTGCTTCTGCTTCCAAGGTTTACCCAAACTCAAAACGTTTCCTTTGTGCATGTCTCAGTAGATTAAACAGAAACTGACTTAATGTTTCTTTCTGATTGATTATGGACAGTGGACTCGTGAAGGAATGGCTACCCTTGCAGCTCTCAACGTCGTCGTATGCATTCacattttaatagtttttgtaaTAGATTAAAATGACTAAACTTTGATTATCATAATTCTGAAAATGTATTTAACAGGGAAGGATCAAAGGATATCCTATTTGGAGTGACCCGAACCGGGTCGATCCGTTCTTGAACGAAAATGCTTCACCGCCTAATGCCAGCCCAAGCATTGTCAACTCTAAAGCCTTAGGTAATTAACTCATTAACATAAACAAACGATATGTAATGTACTTAGATCTCCTCATTCGTCATATTACACTAAATGTATATTCTTTTGGGGGTGTTTCAGGATTGCCTGTATCGAAGCTGTGAGTTAAAAGTATGAAGAACAGGGGGCTTGGAAGAATGATGTTAGTAAATATATATCTGATGTGTTTCACGTAATGTATTGCAACAACAACTATGCATGTTGGGTCATAAACAACTCTTTGCTAAGTGTTGTTTGGTTTTTAAGTTTGCCGAGTAATTTTACCCATCCTGCTCTTCAGATCacgtttatcttggattatacATCACCCACTTCTTTATTCCATAAGTTTGCTATGGGTATAATTCCTAAAGAAATTTAGTTATGGGACGGATCTTGAACACTTTGACCCAGAAATCTTAAAAATACGCTTAGAAATTCTAAGCAAAGAAAGATCAACCATTTTTGTGAGCACGCATGATGTTGGCTAGTGGGCTCGTAGCTTCCTACAAGATCTTGAGAGGAGTTGCGGTGAGCATGGAAGGAGAAGGTGTTGGGGAATGGGGTTTGGTCTCAGTTTCAGGGTTGTGGCGTTAGACCAGAGCTTCAGGAAGCTTTCTATGGAACACATTGTGTCTGCTTATAAGAGGACAAAGACGAGAGCTATTCTTTTGGACTATGATGGTACTTTGATGCCACAGGGGTCTGTTGATAAAAGACCACCGTCCAAGTCTATTGACATACTGAACACCTTGTGTAGGGACGAGAGCAATCTTGTGTTCATTGTTAGCGCGaaaagcagagagagagagcaagtgcaaatgtaattttcttttaatgagTAAGGCTTTTAACCTTCAAATGGGTTTCTTCTTGTTAACATTTGACATTAGACTAAGAAACGAAACCAATTTCTTCTTGGCTTTAGCAACTTCCTCTTGAGACTGGAGGTACTCAGCTGAAACACAGCCCAAAGCACAGAGAGAGCAGTAGAAGTTCCCAGCGTCATCGTAAACAGGCTGCGAATCCACAACACATTTCTCATGAACCATGACAGTACATCCATCCCTGGAGCAGAACAAGAGCTTCCCACTCTGTTTGCATTGAATGCACCTGTATATATTATTCTCTGAGGGACTTGACACATAACCATCACTTCCGTTTCCAAGAGACGCCTGGGATCTACTAATATCAGCTCCATCTCCAGGAGGGCTCTGGTGGGATCCACTAGTCTCATCAGCAGGGCCATGAACAAACGGCTCTGGATCAGCCATTGGAGATGTAACTTGATCGCCATCAACTCTCAtaccctcttcttcctcattaCAAGGCGACACTTCCGCATCCTTCTCACTGGATGCTTCAATCATCTGATCAAATCAAACAAAACGGATGTTAAAGACACAAACTTTAAAAGCCTTTATGGTGTTAACGTAATCATACCAGTTCCAAAGCACATTTTGGCAAGCAAAGGAGCTTGCTTTGGATAAAGGGCAGAAGATTCCACTTTGACAGTCCCGGTGCACCTGGTTTCAGCTCTGACAATGGTATCTACAACAAGAGATTGTCTAAGACTAAGTAGTAGTTGACAAAGAGTCACATTATAAAACAGTGTTGGGTTGTTGTTACCTCATCCAATATACATTGAAGTACATGTTCACAGCTCTGGGACGAATCAAACTCTATCTTTGACTCAGCATCTTTAGAAGTGGAGGAATCAAACAAAGACGCTAAGCATCTGAAAGCTACCATCTCGTTGGTGTCTTCCCCTAGATTCTCAGGTAGCTGCTTCGGTCCCATTTCAAACACATCTACAATTCAACAAAACGAATCTCAGAATTTCgaaaagaaattcaaaaagtTTGCAGTTTTTTCTCCAATTACCGTGAAGCATCCAGAGCTCGGTTTTGAATTTCGCGATGTACCCGATGATCCGAATCCAGTTATCGGAGAGATTGTTTGATTTCGATTGGTCTTTACGAGTCGAATGCTCTACAGTAGACGCCATCATCGACGAGACGGAGAGAGAAGAGTGGAGAGAGGAGAAAGAGCGAAGTTTCACCATTACTATCTATagtaaagagaaagatggaGAGTTTTTCTACAGAGATTTCACCGAGCCCAGGCCCATTATAAGGCCCAACTAGAACATTACGCAAACTTCTATGCTCTCCTCTCCATTAATAAGCAATATACCGGTTCACATGGTATATAGGTTAGTGATGTTTGAACAGGCTTACCCTAATCCGTTTAAGCTCTGTCTATTTAACTCCTGACCTGTTCAAGTCATAACTGTATACAGCTCGTTTCTACTTGTAA
This Brassica napus cultivar Da-Ae chromosome C6, Da-Ae, whole genome shotgun sequence DNA region includes the following protein-coding sequences:
- the LOC106406115 gene encoding uncharacterized protein LOC106406115; this encodes MVKLRSFSSLHSSLSVSSMMASTVEHSTRKDQSKSNNLSDNWIRIIGYIAKFKTELWMLHDVFEMGPKQLPENLGEDTNEMVAFRCLASLFDSSTSKDAESKIEFDSSQSCEHVLQCILDEIPLSELKPGAPGLSKWNLLPFIQSKLLCLPKCALELMIEASSEKDAEVSPCNEEEEGMRVDGDQVTSPMADPEPFVHGPADETSGSHQSPPGDGADISRSQASLGNGSDGYVSSPSENNIYRCIQCKQSGKLLFCSRDGCTVMVHEKCVVDSQPVYDDAGNFYCSLCALGCVSAEYLQSQEEVAKAKKKLVSFLSLMSNVNKKKPI
- the LOC106353994 gene encoding LOW QUALITY PROTEIN: CDP-diacylglycerol--inositol 3-phosphatidyltransferase 1 (The sequence of the model RefSeq protein was modified relative to this genomic sequence to represent the inferred CDS: deleted 2 bases in 1 codon); the encoded protein is MQVKMGKEKERGRPEKLSVYLYIPNIVGYMRVVLNCVACFAVCFSNKTLFSLLYFFSFCCDAVDGWCARVFNQVSTFGAVLDMVTDRVSTACLLVILSQVYRPSLVFLSLLALDIASHWLQMYSTFLAAIRM
- the LOC106406114 gene encoding glycerate dehydrogenase HPR, peroxisomal-like translates to MSKPVAIEVYNPNGKYRVVSTKPMPGTRWINLLVDQGCRVEICHLKKTILSVEDIIDLIGNRCDGVIGQLTEDWGETLFSALSKAGGKAFSNMAVGYNNVDVEAANKYGIAVGNTPGVLTETTAELAASLSLAAARRIVEADGFMRAGLYEGWLPHLFVGNLLKGQTVGVIGAGRIGSAYARMMVEGFKMNLIYFDLYQSTRLEKFVTAYGQFLKANGEQPVTWKRASSMEEVLREADLISLHPVLDKTTYHLVNKERLAMMKKEAILVNCSRGPVIDEEALVNHLRENPMFRVGLDVFEEEPFMKPGLADMKNAIVVPHIASASKWTREGMATLAALNVVGRIKGYPIWSDPNRVDPFLNENASPPNASPSIVNSKALGLPVSKL